The Opitutaceae bacterium genome has a window encoding:
- the xseA gene encoding exodeoxyribonuclease VII large subunit, which produces MTTTDASLRDILSVSDLNLRVKTVLQQSIPPAWVRGEVSNLRKQSSGHLYFSLKDDRSQVSAVAFRGNAIRLGLDLRDGMQVIVYGELSVYEPRGAYQLIVRAAIEDGVGRLQMEFERLKKQLADEGLFDATRKKPLPTLPLTVGFVTSPTGAAVQDFLRILRRREWSGRVVVIPVKVQGAGAGAEIVEALNLASQLWMTPDGKLVRSAADAPAAGSHRFFELVVVGRGGGSIEDLWAFNEEAVARAVAACPIPLISAVGHEIDFTLSDFAADVRAETPSAAAELISSGYLEMVERLSAAGEFVEEELDQRLRSLRDQVKIVGTSLELHSPVNALERGFLRIDDLRNRLAGSIRENMQGLRERLQRDRSRLAEVTPAPRIHLLKHRFDTLGPRLERALEVNRQLRNRRLEQLGKHLISLGPESVLKRGFAMVRGAKGRLVSRAGELTGGDQVVTCFADGEVPMVVESPATTSPSLASGS; this is translated from the coding sequence ATGACCACGACCGACGCCAGTCTCCGCGACATCCTTTCTGTTTCCGACCTCAATCTGAGGGTCAAAACCGTCCTGCAGCAATCCATCCCTCCGGCCTGGGTCCGCGGGGAAGTCTCCAATCTACGCAAGCAGTCGAGCGGTCACCTCTATTTCTCCCTCAAGGATGACAGAAGCCAGGTCTCGGCCGTCGCCTTTCGTGGCAATGCCATCCGCTTGGGACTCGATCTGCGGGACGGCATGCAGGTTATCGTCTACGGCGAACTCAGTGTCTATGAACCGCGGGGCGCCTATCAGTTGATTGTCCGGGCGGCGATTGAAGACGGGGTCGGCCGTCTCCAGATGGAGTTCGAACGGTTGAAAAAGCAACTTGCCGATGAGGGACTATTCGATGCCACCAGGAAGAAACCCCTGCCGACGCTCCCGCTGACCGTCGGATTCGTCACTTCACCGACCGGTGCCGCCGTTCAGGATTTTCTCAGGATCCTGCGCCGTCGCGAGTGGTCGGGAAGGGTGGTGGTGATACCGGTCAAGGTTCAGGGCGCCGGCGCCGGGGCGGAGATCGTCGAAGCACTGAATCTTGCTTCGCAACTCTGGATGACGCCCGACGGCAAGCTGGTCCGATCGGCTGCGGATGCGCCCGCAGCCGGATCCCATCGCTTCTTTGAACTCGTGGTGGTGGGCCGGGGCGGGGGCAGCATCGAGGACCTCTGGGCCTTCAATGAGGAAGCGGTGGCACGAGCCGTTGCCGCCTGCCCGATTCCCCTCATCTCGGCGGTCGGTCACGAGATCGATTTCACCTTGTCCGACTTTGCCGCCGATGTCCGGGCGGAGACGCCCTCGGCCGCGGCTGAATTGATTTCGTCGGGCTACCTTGAGATGGTTGAGCGCCTGAGTGCGGCGGGTGAATTCGTGGAAGAGGAGCTGGACCAGCGGCTACGGTCCCTTCGGGATCAGGTGAAGATCGTCGGCACCTCGCTGGAACTGCATTCCCCGGTCAATGCTCTCGAACGTGGATTCCTCAGGATCGACGATTTGCGCAACCGACTGGCGGGATCCATTCGCGAGAACATGCAAGGACTGCGCGAGCGTCTCCAGCGCGACCGGTCGCGCCTGGCCGAGGTCACTCCTGCCCCTCGAATCCATCTCCTGAAGCATCGGTTTGATACCTTGGGTCCCCGTCTCGAACGCGCCCTCGAAGTCAATCGTCAATTGAGAAACCGCCGATTGGAGCAGCTGGGCAAACACCTGATTTCGCTGGGCCCGGAATCCGTCCTCAAGCGCGGTTTTGCCATGGTCCGGGGAGCCAAGGGCAGGCTGGTTTCCCGGGCAGGGGAACTCACGGGTGGCGATCAGGTGGTGACCTGTTTCGCCGACGGCGAAGTGCCCATGGTGGTGGAAAGCCCCGCCACCACGAGCCCGAGCTTGGCCTCCGGCTCGTAG
- a CDS encoding O-antigen ligase family protein yields MAAVLLFIVLALSPSGATRIYQWPWSLMTSLLALAPIALLFLHRFGKSTRLGADAELLFALLAATLVISAMFSRFAAQSLEVCLIALGMLATVFCAAAYVTSGSSDEKTHCLQRWIGWFGIAFCLVSLAGWYLGDVAAHARRVSSVNSLAGEEILAFNLFDVRNQTPLGHSNYTAGLALLLLPWMVGLSIGEHGRKRVLWLGASALAGFVLFTSGSRGALIGVAAIVAALLALASLRGSIRPRTLIGLVAVAGIGLGIATFSQPRVRTLIQDWNQTGQLNSGDEQRWNMVKAGWLMGSAHPIIGQGPGVTPLTYPLYRSRLEGGVESALQLHSLPVQIWADLGLIGIVLTAGIGLVALRRLSKVFRKGWAGGLQTANEKLLASAATSTAGYLAFSLTDFQLDVPVFAALLAINLGVIFGVTRMEPRVSIGGDRLLLRNRHHLALIASIGILIPVLWTSVHATISRHAFSSAVDRLERGDTGGYVEDVSAAMRWSPGNAFYPTSAAIGLLRFAYRGGSPETVAALKAEAADFLGQSLDLDDDQEIAHFNRGWLLLPTDPVAAEHHFRRAAKLVPDKGGVYLGCGLADFEQGDRDAALTGFALEIVNDPRFATAPFWDIPSFAPLRLPAIERAAGMLDNSATNSGTIEARIRSIMHETATLLRDLATEGSPGPLLSSRSANALMFAGMDDASRGPAIEDYLVKRRQTPIPIETVDAYAALFDRTGPDAKAILNDPGGKEEPLLRQTRRERPGYGILMRNLDVPLPVDAYVVQENAVVGDFFPGLFQAKGYLPATTLVRMVSENGGTSE; encoded by the coding sequence ATGGCCGCGGTTCTCCTCTTCATCGTCCTGGCTCTGTCGCCGAGCGGTGCCACCCGGATCTATCAGTGGCCATGGTCCCTGATGACGTCACTGCTGGCCCTTGCACCGATCGCTCTCCTTTTCTTGCACCGATTCGGAAAGTCGACCCGTCTCGGTGCTGACGCCGAGCTGCTTTTCGCCCTGCTGGCAGCCACCCTGGTGATATCGGCCATGTTCAGTCGCTTCGCCGCGCAGAGCCTGGAGGTCTGCCTAATCGCCCTGGGAATGCTGGCCACTGTTTTCTGCGCCGCTGCCTACGTCACTTCCGGAAGTTCCGATGAGAAGACCCACTGTCTGCAGAGGTGGATCGGCTGGTTCGGGATCGCCTTCTGCCTGGTCAGTCTGGCGGGTTGGTATCTCGGGGATGTGGCGGCGCACGCCCGGAGAGTCAGTTCCGTCAACTCATTGGCTGGGGAAGAGATTCTTGCCTTCAATCTTTTCGATGTGCGCAACCAGACTCCTCTGGGGCACAGCAACTATACCGCAGGTCTTGCCCTGCTTCTGTTGCCCTGGATGGTCGGCCTCTCCATTGGCGAGCACGGCCGTAAACGCGTCTTGTGGCTGGGCGCGTCAGCTCTGGCCGGATTCGTGCTCTTCACTTCGGGAAGTCGCGGCGCCCTCATTGGAGTTGCTGCGATCGTGGCGGCGCTTCTCGCCCTGGCGAGTCTTCGGGGATCGATCCGGCCACGAACCCTGATCGGGCTGGTCGCGGTGGCCGGAATCGGACTGGGTATCGCCACCTTCAGCCAACCAAGAGTGCGCACGCTCATCCAGGACTGGAATCAAACCGGTCAACTGAACTCCGGGGACGAGCAGAGATGGAACATGGTCAAGGCAGGGTGGCTCATGGGTTCGGCTCATCCGATCATCGGCCAGGGACCGGGAGTCACGCCCCTGACCTATCCACTTTACCGCAGCCGCCTGGAGGGCGGGGTGGAATCGGCCCTTCAACTGCATTCCCTTCCGGTGCAAATCTGGGCTGATCTGGGATTGATCGGTATCGTCCTCACAGCCGGGATCGGTTTGGTCGCTCTCCGAAGACTCTCGAAGGTTTTTCGAAAGGGTTGGGCCGGCGGACTGCAAACAGCGAACGAAAAGCTCCTGGCCTCTGCGGCAACGTCCACTGCGGGTTATCTGGCCTTTTCCCTGACGGACTTTCAACTGGATGTCCCGGTCTTCGCCGCGCTTCTCGCGATCAATCTCGGGGTGATCTTCGGGGTGACTCGAATGGAACCAAGAGTGTCGATTGGGGGCGACCGGCTCCTGCTGCGAAACCGGCATCATCTGGCCCTGATCGCTTCGATCGGCATCCTGATCCCAGTCCTCTGGACATCGGTCCATGCCACGATAAGCCGACACGCCTTTTCCTCAGCAGTCGACAGGCTGGAGCGGGGAGACACCGGGGGATATGTCGAAGACGTCAGTGCTGCGATGCGCTGGTCGCCGGGCAATGCCTTCTACCCGACTTCGGCCGCAATCGGCCTGCTTCGATTTGCCTACCGCGGAGGAAGTCCGGAGACCGTTGCAGCACTCAAAGCGGAAGCCGCCGACTTCCTTGGCCAGTCTCTCGACCTTGATGATGACCAGGAGATCGCGCATTTCAATCGGGGGTGGCTGCTCCTGCCAACCGATCCGGTGGCGGCCGAGCATCATTTCCGACGCGCGGCCAAGCTCGTTCCGGACAAGGGCGGGGTTTATCTTGGATGCGGATTGGCGGATTTTGAGCAAGGGGACCGGGATGCGGCCCTGACGGGATTCGCCCTCGAAATCGTCAACGATCCCAGATTCGCAACGGCCCCTTTCTGGGACATCCCCAGCTTCGCCCCCCTTCGTCTTCCCGCCATCGAACGTGCCGCCGGGATGCTTGACAACTCCGCGACCAATTCAGGAACGATCGAAGCCCGGATCCGATCCATCATGCACGAAACCGCGACCCTGCTTCGAGATCTCGCGACTGAAGGATCTCCGGGGCCGCTTCTCTCGTCTCGATCGGCAAACGCACTGATGTTTGCAGGAATGGATGACGCCTCGCGCGGGCCCGCCATCGAGGACTACCTGGTCAAGCGGCGGCAGACCCCAATTCCAATCGAGACGGTCGATGCTTATGCGGCGCTCTTCGATCGGACCGGACCGGACGCGAAAGCCATCCTCAACGATCCCGGCGGAAAGGAAGAGCCCCTGTTGCGCCAGACGCGGCGGGAACGACCGGGTTATGGCATCCTCATGCGCAATCTTGATGTCCCATTGCCGGTTGATGCGTATGTGGTCCAGGAGAACGCCGTGGTCGGGGATTTCTTCCCGGGGCTGTTCCAAGCCAAAGGTTATCTTCCGGCCACCACCCTCGTCCGGATGGTCAGCGAAAACGGAGGCACCTCCGAATGA
- a CDS encoding sugar transferase gives MSRGKPNQLRQVILPLISAAGDSVASFTGIAAGYFLRFHTPLGSLGIQVPNATFQLYLPLMAVGVALLMASFAYLDLYDSRLLLRKYRSLALLFKGTTFWLFAYLGVSLALKFDPPISRLFVALSYLTILAALFAWRSAFFSVLTRTRLRDQIQRRVAILGCNDRAVDLVEEISRDTVHPFTVVGTVTEPEISEAFPTAVPGIPILGSVDDLPRILRQHRIDIVLAVRLDRAEGETLRLMEVCERHYVEWKVVPDAFEIFVSNLRLQTVGRTPVLGIEEFAVTRLSGRILKRMMDLAGASIGLVVSAPIMACLAWLIRRESKGPVFFHQERVGAHHRKFQICKLRSMQVDAEKADNQIQSTLSEDQRLLRIGRFMRRWNLDELPQFWNVLKGEMSLVGPRPERPYHVDRLAEEIPHYMPRHLVKPGITGWAQVHGLRGETDLTQRIQYDITYIENWTPILDLQILMMTFLRWRDDSFTANTAKAASPVDTPTVLPAVGRPASRHQKRGHISALQADSFVD, from the coding sequence ATGAGTCGCGGCAAGCCAAACCAACTCCGCCAGGTCATCCTGCCCCTGATAAGTGCGGCCGGTGATTCCGTGGCCTCGTTCACGGGAATAGCCGCGGGCTACTTTCTGCGCTTCCATACCCCGCTGGGCAGTCTCGGGATCCAGGTTCCCAACGCCACCTTCCAACTCTACCTTCCTCTGATGGCAGTAGGTGTCGCTCTCCTGATGGCCAGCTTTGCCTACCTCGATCTCTACGACTCCCGGCTCCTCCTGCGCAAATACCGCAGTCTCGCCCTGCTCTTCAAGGGCACCACCTTCTGGCTCTTCGCCTACCTGGGTGTGTCGCTGGCTCTCAAGTTCGACCCGCCAATCAGTCGCCTCTTTGTCGCCCTATCCTACCTGACCATTCTCGCAGCCCTCTTCGCCTGGCGGTCGGCGTTCTTCTCGGTCCTGACCCGAACCCGACTACGCGACCAGATCCAACGCCGCGTGGCCATCCTCGGCTGCAACGACCGGGCCGTCGATCTGGTCGAAGAAATCTCCCGCGATACCGTCCATCCCTTCACTGTGGTCGGGACCGTCACAGAACCGGAAATCAGCGAGGCTTTCCCGACAGCAGTACCCGGAATTCCCATTCTTGGGTCGGTTGACGATCTTCCCCGGATCCTCCGGCAGCATCGCATCGACATTGTCCTGGCGGTTCGGCTGGATCGGGCGGAGGGTGAAACCCTCAGGCTGATGGAAGTCTGCGAACGCCACTACGTGGAATGGAAGGTGGTTCCGGACGCCTTTGAGATCTTCGTTTCCAACCTGCGGCTTCAGACGGTCGGGCGAACCCCGGTCCTCGGGATTGAGGAATTCGCGGTCACCCGGTTGTCCGGCCGGATCCTCAAACGGATGATGGATCTGGCCGGAGCATCCATCGGGCTTGTCGTTTCCGCTCCGATCATGGCCTGTCTGGCCTGGCTGATTCGCAGGGAATCCAAAGGACCGGTCTTCTTCCACCAGGAAAGAGTCGGGGCGCACCACCGGAAATTCCAGATCTGCAAGCTCCGCAGCATGCAGGTCGACGCGGAGAAGGCCGACAACCAGATCCAGAGCACCCTATCCGAAGACCAACGCCTGCTTCGGATCGGCCGCTTCATGCGACGTTGGAATCTCGACGAGTTGCCCCAATTCTGGAACGTCTTGAAGGGCGAGATGAGCCTGGTCGGACCCCGGCCCGAGCGGCCCTACCACGTGGACCGCCTGGCCGAGGAAATACCCCACTACATGCCCCGTCACCTGGTGAAACCCGGCATAACCGGATGGGCCCAGGTCCACGGACTCAGGGGGGAAACCGACCTGACCCAGCGTATCCAGTACGACATCACTTACATCGAAAACTGGACTCCCATCCTCGACCTCCAGATCCTGATGATGACCTTCCTGCGGTGGCGGGATGATTCGTTCACGGCCAATACAGCTAAAGCGGCTTCACCCGTCGATACCCCGACAGTCCTGCCCGCAGTCGGGAGACCAGCTTCCAGGCACCAAAAGCGAGGTCATATTTCAGCTCTACAAGCCGACTCTTTCGTGGATTGA